Part of the Elusimicrobiota bacterium genome is shown below.
CGTCGGGGGGGCGGCCGCGTTTTTGGCCAGGGACCGCCGAATGGCGTCGAAGAGGTCCTTTTCGTCCACGATGGGCTTGGAGACGTAATCGTCGAAGCCGAAAGCGAGGAACTTTTCCCGGTCGCCCACCATGGCGTGGGCCGTGAGCGCCACGACCGGAAGAGTCCGGAGAGCCGGGTGTTCCCTTAAACGAACCAGAACTTCCACCCCGTCCATGCCGGGCAGCGAGATGTCGAGCAAAACGATGTCCGGTCGATCGGCCAAAATGGCGGCCAGGGCCTCGGGACCCGTTTCGAATTCCCGGAGGTCGAACAAATCCTCCAGAATCCCCCGCAGAAGCAGGCGATTGTCGGCGTTGTCTTCCACCACATCCAATTTGGGTCTCATGGGGCGATCAGGCGGAGTTGTCCTTGGAAACATTATCGACCGTCGGCGCCGAAACTGTCACGGCGTCGGGATCCGTCGCGTCGCCGTCCGTCGTCCCAAAAACGACCCGGAACGTCGACCCCCGTCCGACGTCGCTGTCCAATTCCAATCGGTGGCCCATGAGTTTTAAAAGCGCCGCCGAAATCGTCAGCCCCAACCCCGAACCGCCAAATTGCCGGGCCGTGGTGTTGTCGGCTTGTTGAAACGCTTCGAAAATCACCTCCCGCTTTTCCGGGGGGATTCCGATTCCGGTGTCCCGAACCTCCAATTGGACCGGCCGGGCCGTCAGCGGGTCCGCCGACACCCCGATGGTGATCGACCCTTGTTCCGTGAACTTCAAGGCGTTGTTCATCAAATTGATCAGCACCTGCTTGAATTTTCGCTCGTCCGTTCGAAAAGCGGCGAGGCGGGGCGGGAGA
Proteins encoded:
- a CDS encoding response regulator, with protein sequence MRPKLDVVEDNADNRLLLRGILEDLFDLREFETGPEALAAILADRPDIVLLDISLPGMDGVEVLVRLREHPALRTLPVVALTAHAMVGDREKFLAFGFDDYVSKPIVDEKDLFDAIRRSLAKNAAAPPTSGNSPS